TGGACACCCCCCCTGGCAGAAACTGCTTGACAGTCAAGACAGTTGCTGGACCCCGCTTCGTTGACATGGCCGAACGATGGCCATGGCCAGGAAATTGTGGGTTAGCGCCTATGGGGCGCTGCACTGAATGGTTCCCTGTGATGAAACCTTCCCATGCGTCATGGCATGGAGTCAGAATGGGGCCCGTGCCAGCTCCTGGATTGTGAGGCATCCATCGTCACATCTTTTGCACCTTGTCGGGTTATGGAATATCGATCCTTTGGTCGCACCGGTCTACAGGTATCCGTTTTTACCCTGGGGGGCATGCGCTTTCTGCGCGTCTGGGACCAGCCGGCGGACGAACTGCCGGATGAGAGCCTGGAAAATGCCCATCAGGTGGTTGTGGCTGCCCTTGAGGCAGGGTGCAATCTGATTGAGACGGCCCAGGGCTACCCCAAGAGCGAGGCGTTGATTGGACATGCCTTGCGTCATGTGCCCCCTTCCTTGCGGGGCCGCTCTCTCCTCGAAGGCAAAGGGGCGCCCACCGCCACCCCGGAGGCCATGCGGGAAAATCTGGAACGAACCTTGCGCCGCCTGGGGGTGGACCGTCTGGATCTCTTTGCCTTGCATGGGATCAACAACGAACTCGATTATCAAAGGACTTTTGGGCCGCGTGGATGCTTGGCTGTCCTCGAACAGGCCCGCAACGAGGGATTGATCGGGCATCTGGGGTTTTCATCCCATGCCCCCCTGTCGCTGATGTTGCGAACCCTGAGCACAAACGCTTTTGATTTTTTCAATGTCCACTATTACTACTTTCACCCCGCAAACGGGCCGGCAATAGCCCTGGCCGCAGCTTTGGGCATGGGGGTTTTCATCATTTCGCCCAACGACAAAGGGGGGTTGCTCTATCAACCTCCCCAACGATTGCAGCGCCTCACCGCCCCGTTGCACCCGGTCAACTTCAACGAACGGTGGTTGTTGGCCCATCCTGAAATACACACCATGAGCATCGGTTTAAGCGAACCCGCCCAGATGGGCATACATCTGCAAACGCTCGCGCCCAAACCCTTCTGGGGCGCCGAAGAGCGGGCCGCCGAGGCCCGTTTGCAGGCTGCGGTGCGGAATTCGGACCTGGAAAGATGTCGCGGTTTGTGCCAAAGATGCCTTCCCTGTCCGGAAAAGATTGAAATTCCCGAAATGATGCGGCTTCTGAAACTGGCGGAGTGTTATGACATGGTTGAGTTTGGCCGCTATCGCTACGGCAACATGCAGCCAGACAATCGTTGGGTTCCCGGCGCCAAGGGGGTGGCTTGTACGCGCTGTGGTGACTGCCTGCCCCGTTGCCCAGCCGGGGTGGCCATCCCGGAACGGCTCTTGACGGCACATCGCCTGCTGGATGGTGAAACGAGGGATGATCCATAAGCGGTAACCATGCACGCCCGGCAACACATTGGGGTTCAGGGAGCTGGCTCCCTGGCAGGGCCTAAGACGGCGTCCTGGTGGGGTTCGGGGCGAAGCCCTGAAAAAGGCTTTCATATCCAGGTTGAACGCATATCATGAACGATGCTTTTCGCTTCAAAACCCATGGCCGCAAGCAGGGTCACCTCACCCAGGTGCAACGGGCACAGTTGGAAGAGACCCTGTCGCGCTATCATCTGGAACCCCGCTCTGAACGGGAGACGTTTTTACGGCAATGGGGGCGTGCTGCGACCAGCGGAATGTTGTGGGTGGAGATCGGTTTTGGCAACGGCGACTATCTGGCGCACATCGCCGAGCGCCACCCACAAGATGCCATGGTCGGTGTCGAGGTCTTTCTTGAAGGCATCGCCTCTCTGACCCGCAAGCTGGATCTGGCTGGTCGGCACAATGTCCGGGTGGTTCGCGGTCATGCCCACCCGATCCTGCGCGACATGTTGCCCGACAACGCCATCGACCGGGTGATCGTCAATTTTCCCGACCCGTGGCCCAAGAAACGCCACCATAAGCGTCGTCTGATTCAACCGGAGTTTCTTGACCTCCTGGCCA
This region of Magnetococcales bacterium genomic DNA includes:
- a CDS encoding aldo/keto reductase: MEYRSFGRTGLQVSVFTLGGMRFLRVWDQPADELPDESLENAHQVVVAALEAGCNLIETAQGYPKSEALIGHALRHVPPSLRGRSLLEGKGAPTATPEAMRENLERTLRRLGVDRLDLFALHGINNELDYQRTFGPRGCLAVLEQARNEGLIGHLGFSSHAPLSLMLRTLSTNAFDFFNVHYYYFHPANGPAIALAAALGMGVFIISPNDKGGLLYQPPQRLQRLTAPLHPVNFNERWLLAHPEIHTMSIGLSEPAQMGIHLQTLAPKPFWGAEERAAEARLQAAVRNSDLERCRGLCQRCLPCPEKIEIPEMMRLLKLAECYDMVEFGRYRYGNMQPDNRWVPGAKGVACTRCGDCLPRCPAGVAIPERLLTAHRLLDGETRDDP
- the trmB gene encoding tRNA (guanosine(46)-N7)-methyltransferase TrmB, encoding MNDAFRFKTHGRKQGHLTQVQRAQLEETLSRYHLEPRSERETFLRQWGRAATSGMLWVEIGFGNGDYLAHIAERHPQDAMVGVEVFLEGIASLTRKLDLAGRHNVRVVRGHAHPILRDMLPDNAIDRVIVNFPDPWPKKRHHKRRLIQPEFLDLLAMKIRPGGRLTLATDWQEYAAWMETILGAHPAFVGGPSPPPEEWIVTRFQQKGHQAGRPALHLAYERRLD